A window from Branchiostoma floridae strain S238N-H82 chromosome 16, Bfl_VNyyK, whole genome shotgun sequence encodes these proteins:
- the LOC118403611 gene encoding BTB/POZ domain-containing protein KCTD6-like yields the protein MDYQRLNDSDKPVTLNVGGHIYTTAFSTLTRYPDSTLGVLFGGQKSAMLDDRGNYFLDRDGEIFRYVLNYLRTGQLNLPSKFPNFDLLCAEAEYYQIPGLGVALAKYRAGLGNICVILDVSPEGSSLGVFGARNLLEETLGTTSGKFRSQYYSDCVVKAVEIFDKLTARGFILQGATATSSETEENGLNQQQTWTFCRSCYT from the exons ATGGATTACCAGCGCCTAAACGACAGCGACAAGCCGGTTACCTTAAACGTCGGTGGTCACATCTACACTACCGCGTTCTCCACCCTCACCAGATATCCCGACAGCACCCTCGGGGTCCTGTTCGGCGGACAgaagtccgccatgttggatgacaGAGGGAACTACTTTCTGGATCGGGACGGGGAGATTTTCCGCTACGTGCTGAACTATCTCCGCACGGGGCAGCTCAATCTCCCGTCAAAGTTCCCGAACTTTGACCTACTGTGTGCCGAGGCGGAGTACTACCAGATTCCAGGGTTGGGAGTTGCCTTAGCAAAATACAGA GCCGGTTTGGGGAACATCTGTGTGATTCTGGATGTCAGCCCGGAAGGATCTTCCCTCGGCGTCTTCGGCGCTCGGAATCTTCTCGAAGAAACCCTGGGAACAACATCCGGGAAATTCCGCAGCCAGTACTACAGCGACTGCGTGGTGAAGGCCGTGGAGATCTTTGACAAGCTCACTGCTCGCGGGTTCATCCTGCAAGGTGCAACAGCGACCTCTAGCGAGACCGAGGAGAACGGCCTCAACCAGCAGCAGACGTGGACATTCTGTCGTTCCTGTTACACTTGA
- the LOC118403598 gene encoding gastrula zinc finger protein XlCGF57.1-like, with product METATTFGMPAHMNDLGDVESSSELKCKLCTSTFCDAETLQAHTASRDCERRFKCEVCDKRFLLKHHLKQHLLTHTGERPYLCGQCSRRFTRSSDLKNHLRVHTGERPYQCAQCDMAFCQQGDLKRHIFTHTGERPHKCMECPKQFSVATALAEHMRTHTGERPYSCNSCSKQFSRLGDLKQHTRTHTGETPFTCNVCDKSFTWRIDLTRHKRTHTGEKPYQCDVCNKRFSVMSTLASHKRSHTGEKPYQCQECRKRFTQLSRLKDHVRIHSGEKPYKCGVCEKSFTRLGHLQQHTLVHTGERPFSCEQCKKTFAQMSDLKRHIRAHTGERPYACDRCPKQFSLLDSLKEHMRTHTGERPHTCPECHKQFTQNGSLVEHMRKHTGEKPYECDECGKKFARLNGVKQHMKTHC from the coding sequence ATGGAGACTGCCACAACATTTGGAATGCCTGCTCATATGAATGACCTTGGGGATGTTGAATCATCTTCAGAGCTCAAGTGCAAACTATGCACCAGTACCTTCTGTGATGCGGAGACCCTGCAAGCACATACAGCCAGTCGCGACTGTGAGCGGCGCTTTAAGTGCGAGGTTTGCGACAAGCGGTTCCTTCTGAAGCATCATCTCAAGCAACACCTGCtcactcacaccggtgagagaccatacctGTGTGGTCAGTGTAGTCGACGCTTCACTCGCTCTTCCGATTTGAAGAACCACCTGCGTgttcacaccggtgagagaccttacCAGTGCGCGCAATGCGACATGGCTTTCTGTCAGCAAGGTGACTTGAAACGGCACATTTTCACGCATACCGGTGAGAGACCACACAAGTGCATGGAATGCCCGAAACAGTTCAGCGTGGCAACCGCCCTAGCGgaacacatgcgaactcacaccggtgagagaccatatAGCTGTAACTCGTGCAGTAAGCAATTTTCTCGCCTGGGAGACTTGAAACAACACACGAGGACACACACCGGTGAGACGCCATTTACCTGCAACGTGTGTGACAAGTCTTTTACGTGGCGGATCGACTTGACGAGACACAaaagaacacacacaggtgaaaagccGTACCAATGTGATGTCTGTAACAAGCGGTTTAGCGTAATGAGCACTTTAGCATCCCACAAGCGGTCtcacaccggtgaaaagccATATCAGTGCCAGGAGTGCAGAAAGCGGTTTACTCAGCTTAGCAGGTTAAAGGACCACGTGCGCATTCATTCCGGCGAGAAACCGTATAAGTGCGGTGTGTGTGAGAAGAGTTTCACCCGACTGGGACACTTACAACAGCACACTCTCgttcacaccggtgagagaccattCTCCTGTGAACAGTGCAAAAAGACGTTCGCACAGATGAGCGATTTAAAAAGGCACATTCGCgcgcacaccggtgagagaccatacgCGTGCGATCGTTGTCCGAAACAGTTCAGTCTTCTCGACAGCTTGAAGgaacatatgcggactcacaccggtgagagaccacATACATGCCCGGAATGCCACAAACAGTTCACACAGAACGGGTCCTTGGTGGAACACATGcgaaagcacaccggtgagaaaccttacgaATGTGACGAGTGTGGCAAGAAATTCGCCAGGCTGAATGGTGTGAAGCAACACATGAAGACACATTGTTAG